One Candidatus Nitrososphaera evergladensis SR1 genomic window, TCACCTGAACATCCCGGCAGGGACGTCGCTGCGCTTTGAGCCCGGCGATACGCGAGAAGTCGAGCTTGTAGAGTACGGGGGCAGGAAAATAGTGCATGGCTTTTCCGGCCTTGTTAACGGCAAACTGTCGGCGGCAAAAAAGAAAGAGGCATTGGCAAAAGCAAGGGCAAGGGGGTTTGCGGGCGCCTGACGCTTGAAATCCCGCGCAGGCAGTACGTCGACCTGTACGGTCCTACCAAAGGCGACAAGGTGAGGCTTGCGGACACTGACCTGATAATAGAGGTTGAAAGGGACCTGCTTTTTCCCGGCGACGAGCTGATGTTTGGCGGCGGAAAAAGCGTCCGCGACGGGGCTGGCCAGGCAAGCGGGATAACAAGCAGGCAGGCGCT contains:
- a CDS encoding urease subunit beta; its protein translation is MMPGEYFIISDKLVMANPGRRTTRVSVSNTGSRPVQVGSHTHFFEVNKALSFPREKAYGFHLNIPAGTSLRFEPGDTREVELVEYGGRKIVHGFSGLVNGKLSAAKKKEALAKARARGFAGA